One region of Bdellovibrio bacteriovorus genomic DNA includes:
- the glpK gene encoding glycerol kinase GlpK, whose product MSSTFIMAIDQGTTSSRTCIINQAGGLVAEARETFKQIFPKPGWVEHDPEDIWYSTQRSMRLALEKAGIKGSQIQAVGITNQRETVMLWDAKTKKALHNAIVWQCRRTQEICERLKKAKKEKMITAKTGLVLDPYFSATKIQWLFKNVPNAMKKAREGHVLAGTVDTFLLWKLTNGQSHKTDVSNASRTMLMNIHTGWWDEELLKLFNVPESILPEICPSNADFGRTQGLGFMPDGIPITGILGDQQSALFGQTCFDIGDSKCTFGTGSFLLLNTGKKAVKSKNKLLTTIAWKLKDGELVYALEGGAFVCGAAVQWLRDGLGLFQQSSDIEALAKTVDDTQGVEFVPALTGLGAPHWKPEARGVISGLTRGTTKAHVARATLEAMALQNVDILVTMQKDLGKKIRSVRVDGGAAANDLLMQMQADYCGVNVVRPQNLETTALGAAFIAGLGCGMWKDLEEIRRVWKINKEFKVKMTPAKRKERMLRWEKALEKV is encoded by the coding sequence ATGTCTTCTACTTTTATCATGGCGATTGACCAAGGTACAACGAGCTCTAGGACTTGTATTATCAATCAAGCCGGAGGTCTTGTCGCAGAGGCCCGTGAAACTTTCAAACAAATTTTTCCCAAGCCAGGGTGGGTGGAACATGACCCTGAGGACATTTGGTACTCAACACAAAGATCCATGCGTTTGGCTCTAGAAAAAGCGGGTATTAAAGGATCGCAAATTCAAGCCGTCGGCATCACCAATCAGCGCGAAACAGTGATGCTGTGGGATGCGAAAACGAAAAAGGCCCTTCACAACGCCATCGTCTGGCAGTGCCGCCGTACACAAGAAATTTGCGAAAGATTAAAAAAAGCTAAAAAAGAAAAAATGATTACGGCCAAAACAGGTTTGGTCCTGGATCCTTATTTTTCAGCGACAAAAATTCAATGGCTTTTTAAGAATGTCCCTAACGCCATGAAAAAAGCCCGCGAAGGACATGTGCTTGCCGGAACTGTTGACACCTTTCTTTTGTGGAAACTCACCAATGGTCAATCTCACAAAACCGATGTCAGCAATGCTTCGCGTACGATGCTGATGAATATTCATACGGGTTGGTGGGATGAAGAGCTTCTAAAACTTTTCAATGTACCGGAATCCATTCTTCCAGAAATCTGTCCTTCCAATGCGGATTTCGGGCGCACTCAAGGTTTGGGCTTCATGCCGGATGGAATTCCTATCACAGGTATTTTAGGGGACCAACAGTCGGCTCTCTTTGGACAAACTTGTTTTGATATTGGTGATTCCAAATGTACTTTCGGTACTGGCAGCTTTTTGTTGCTGAACACCGGAAAAAAGGCAGTGAAGTCGAAGAACAAACTCCTAACAACGATTGCTTGGAAACTGAAAGATGGAGAACTGGTTTACGCGTTAGAAGGTGGTGCCTTTGTTTGTGGAGCCGCTGTTCAATGGCTGCGTGACGGATTGGGATTATTCCAACAGTCATCAGATATCGAAGCTTTGGCCAAAACCGTGGATGACACTCAGGGTGTCGAGTTTGTGCCTGCGTTGACGGGACTCGGGGCGCCTCATTGGAAGCCCGAAGCACGCGGAGTTATCAGTGGTCTGACTCGGGGAACGACAAAGGCTCACGTGGCGCGCGCGACCTTAGAAGCCATGGCTCTTCAGAACGTGGATATATTAGTAACTATGCAAAAAGATCTGGGTAAAAAAATCCGCAGTGTGCGTGTCGATGGTGGCGCGGCTGCGAATGATCTTTTAATGCAAATGCAGGCGGACTATTGTGGCGTGAATGTAGTGCGCCCGCAAAATCTGGAAACAACCGCACTGGGAGCCGCCTTCATCGCGGGCCTGGGCTGTGGAATGTGGAAAGATTTAGAAGAAATTCGTCGCGTCTGGAAGATCAACAAAGAATTTAAAGTAAAGATGACTCCGGCAAAACGCAAAGAGCGTATGCTCCGCTGGGAAAAGGCTTTGGAGAAAGTTTAA
- a CDS encoding lysophospholipid acyltransferase family protein, translating into MLPRFLLEILRKYFRLEITGAENIPRRGPVIIAPNHSGYTGFDAFLLGHIVQEEARRVPRVLTHHFWFLTETTAIPAQKMGFTEATFENGMNALKKGNAIVLFPEGEQGNFKPTSERYQLQEFKRGFVRMALESQCPIVPAIILGAEETHINLKKLKFTKFLKGSVIPLPLNIVPLPAKWRIHFLEPIYLPYKPSAVNDSELVHEIAQDIQEKMQEAIKEELSKRGNPFL; encoded by the coding sequence GTGTTGCCAAGATTCCTTCTAGAGATCCTACGCAAATACTTCCGCCTAGAGATCACGGGCGCTGAAAACATTCCTCGCCGAGGGCCGGTCATCATTGCCCCTAATCATTCGGGTTATACTGGATTTGATGCTTTTCTTTTGGGGCATATTGTTCAAGAAGAAGCTCGCCGCGTCCCCCGTGTTTTGACTCATCACTTTTGGTTTTTGACCGAAACGACGGCCATCCCCGCACAAAAAATGGGTTTTACTGAAGCAACCTTTGAAAACGGCATGAACGCACTCAAAAAAGGTAATGCCATTGTGCTTTTCCCTGAGGGCGAACAAGGAAACTTCAAACCCACTTCAGAACGCTATCAGCTGCAAGAATTTAAACGTGGCTTTGTGCGCATGGCTTTAGAAAGTCAGTGTCCCATCGTACCGGCTATTATTTTAGGCGCGGAAGAAACCCACATCAATTTAAAGAAATTGAAATTCACGAAATTCCTAAAAGGCAGTGTCATTCCATTGCCGTTGAATATCGTTCCCTTGCCGGCAAAGTGGCGCATTCATTTCTTAGAGCCGATCTATCTTCCTTATAAACCAAGCGCCGTAAATGATTCCGAGCTTGTGCATGAAATCGCCCAAGACATTCAAGAAAAAATGCAAGAGGCGATCAAAGAAGAGCTTTCTAAGCGCGGGAATCCATTTCTTTAA